From Polaribacter butkevichii, a single genomic window includes:
- the rpsB gene encoding 30S ribosomal protein S2 has product MANVNIQELLDSGVHFGHLTRKWNPNMAPYIYTERNGVHIIDLYKTAAKIEETSEALKKIANSGRKILFVATKKQAKDIVAEKAKAVNMPFITERWPGGMLTNFVTIRKAVKKMAHIDRMKLDGSFDALSKREKLQINRQREKLEKNLGSISDMTRLPGALFVVDIKKEHIAVAEAQKLSIPIFAMVDTNSDPRLVDFIIPANDDASKSIDKVLSYVTDAIAEGLSERKADKEKVKETKEVAAPKAAPVVEEAKAEVTETPAEEKK; this is encoded by the coding sequence ATGGCAAACGTAAACATTCAAGAATTATTAGATAGTGGTGTACATTTTGGACACTTAACTAGAAAATGGAACCCAAACATGGCTCCATACATTTATACAGAACGTAATGGTGTTCACATCATCGATTTGTATAAAACAGCAGCAAAAATAGAAGAAACTTCAGAAGCTTTAAAAAAGATTGCTAACTCTGGACGTAAAATTTTATTTGTAGCTACAAAAAAACAAGCAAAAGATATTGTTGCAGAAAAAGCAAAAGCAGTAAACATGCCTTTCATTACAGAAAGATGGCCAGGTGGTATGTTAACTAACTTTGTAACTATTAGAAAAGCTGTTAAAAAAATGGCTCATATTGATAGAATGAAGTTAGACGGATCTTTTGATGCATTATCTAAAAGAGAAAAATTACAAATCAATCGTCAGAGAGAAAAATTAGAAAAGAATTTAGGTTCTATTTCTGATATGACTCGTTTACCTGGAGCATTATTTGTAGTAGATATTAAAAAAGAGCACATTGCTGTAGCAGAAGCTCAAAAATTAAGCATTCCTATTTTTGCAATGGTTGATACAAACTCTGATCCTAGATTAGTAGATTTTATCATTCCAGCAAATGATGATGCCTCTAAATCTATAGATAAAGTATTATCTTATGTTACTGATGCAATTGCAGAAGGTTTATCAGAAAGAAAAGCAGACAAAGAAAAAGTAAAAGAAACTAAAGAGGTTGCAGCTCCAAAGGCGGCTCCTGTAGTTGAAGAAGCAAAAGCTGAAGTTACTGAAACTCCTGCAGAAGAAAAAAAATAA
- a CDS encoding branched-chain amino acid aminotransferase, with translation MKSNIEIQRIEKSKIDSVDFNNLPFGSVYSDHMLECDFINGEWQTPVIKPYAPISLDPAAKIFHYGQSIFEGMKAYKDADENTMLFRPLENWKRLNKSAERLVIPHIPEDIFMEGLKKLLEVDNNWIPTNEGSSLYIRPFMFASGIGFHASPADSYKFIICTAPSGAYFAGKVKVLIEEKYARAANGGVGFAKAGGNYAAQFYPTQLAIEKGYNQVIWTDDNSHEYIEEAGAMNIFIRINDTLITSPTSDRILNGITRKSVIQIAEDMNIDVEVRKITVSEVIAAAQSGSLKEMFGAGTAAVISPIATFGYHGTDYDLPELENPFAEILKKAITDIQTNKAEDPYGWRVVLD, from the coding sequence ATGAAATCTAATATAGAAATTCAACGTATAGAAAAATCGAAGATCGATTCTGTAGATTTTAACAACCTACCCTTTGGTAGTGTATATTCTGACCACATGTTAGAATGTGATTTTATAAATGGCGAATGGCAAACCCCTGTTATTAAACCATACGCTCCGATATCTTTAGATCCGGCTGCAAAGATTTTCCATTATGGACAATCTATTTTTGAAGGAATGAAAGCCTACAAAGATGCAGATGAAAATACCATGTTATTTAGACCTTTAGAAAACTGGAAGCGTTTAAATAAATCTGCAGAACGTTTGGTTATTCCTCACATTCCTGAAGATATTTTTATGGAAGGTTTAAAAAAATTATTAGAAGTTGATAATAACTGGATTCCTACAAACGAAGGAAGCTCTTTATACATAAGACCTTTTATGTTTGCTTCTGGAATTGGTTTTCATGCTTCTCCTGCAGATTCGTATAAATTTATAATTTGTACAGCTCCTTCTGGCGCTTATTTTGCTGGTAAAGTAAAAGTTTTAATTGAAGAAAAATATGCACGTGCTGCAAATGGCGGTGTTGGTTTTGCAAAAGCAGGTGGTAATTATGCCGCTCAGTTTTATCCTACACAATTAGCTATAGAAAAAGGGTATAATCAAGTAATTTGGACGGATGATAATTCGCACGAATATATTGAAGAAGCTGGCGCGATGAACATTTTTATCAGAATTAATGACACCTTAATTACAAGCCCTACTAGTGATCGTATTTTAAATGGAATTACACGTAAAAGTGTGATTCAGATTGCAGAAGACATGAACATTGACGTAGAAGTTAGAAAAATTACTGTCTCTGAAGTAATAGCTGCCGCACAAAGTGGTAGTTTAAAAGAAATGTTTGGGGCAGGAACTGCTGCCGTTATTTCTCCAATAGCTACTTTTGGTTATCATGGTACAGATTATGATTTACCAGAATTAGAAAACCCTTTTGCAGAGATTTTAAAGAAAGCTATTACAGATATTCAAACAAACAAAGCAGAAGATCCATACGGATGGAGAGTTGTTTTAGACTAA
- a CDS encoding MBL fold metallo-hydrolase — protein MKHVAALLFLFLISCQTPKDKDKILPLEKGKQYITVLGIAQDGGYPHIGCQKECCANFYNGKSNKKSVVSLGLVDLDNKQKWLFDATPNMHTQLATLEQHHLKKENLIDGVFLTHAHIGHYTGLMYFGREAFGKKDIKVYAMPKMKSFLKENGPWSQLISLQNIQLQNLQHDATLVLNNKIKVTPFLVPHRDEFSETVGYKIEGTQKTALFIPDIDKWHKWNRNIIDEVKKVDYAFVDATFLNQNEVKRAMTEVPHPFIQETIDVFKNETLATKNKVIFIHFNHTNPTLQKNSKERKEIEKMGFRFASEGDNYTL, from the coding sequence ATGAAACACGTAGCGGCACTTTTATTTCTTTTCCTAATTTCTTGTCAAACTCCTAAAGACAAAGATAAAATTCTACCTTTAGAAAAAGGAAAGCAATACATTACAGTATTAGGAATTGCCCAAGACGGAGGCTACCCACATATTGGTTGTCAAAAAGAATGTTGCGCTAATTTTTACAATGGAAAAAGCAACAAAAAAAGTGTTGTTTCTTTAGGCTTGGTAGATCTAGATAACAAACAAAAATGGCTATTTGATGCAACACCCAATATGCATACACAATTAGCAACATTAGAACAACATCACCTAAAAAAAGAAAACCTTATTGATGGCGTATTTTTAACTCATGCTCATATAGGGCATTACACAGGTCTTATGTATTTTGGTAGAGAAGCTTTTGGTAAGAAAGACATTAAAGTATATGCAATGCCTAAAATGAAAAGTTTTTTAAAAGAAAATGGCCCTTGGAGTCAATTAATTTCTCTTCAAAATATTCAACTGCAAAATTTACAACACGACGCTACCTTAGTGTTAAATAATAAAATAAAAGTAACCCCTTTTTTAGTACCACATAGAGATGAATTTTCTGAAACCGTGGGATATAAAATAGAAGGAACACAAAAAACAGCTCTTTTTATTCCAGACATTGACAAATGGCATAAATGGAACCGCAATATTATTGATGAAGTTAAAAAGGTTGATTATGCCTTTGTAGACGCCACATTTTTAAATCAGAATGAAGTAAAACGAGCAATGACAGAAGTTCCGCATCCTTTTATACAAGAAACCATAGACGTATTTAAAAACGAAACGCTAGCAACTAAAAATAAAGTTATTTTTATTCACTTTAACCACACCAACCCTACTCTACAGAAGAATAGTAAAGAACGAAAAGAAATTGAAAAAATGGGCTTTCGTTTTGCAAGTGAAGGCGATAACTATACACTATAA
- a CDS encoding glycosyltransferase family 2 protein, whose amino-acid sequence MIWFLVFTFVFYAILIGSLAIGFKNIDDYIPQNTKPETSFSVIIPFRNEAKNLPLLLKSISALNYPNNLVEFILVDDASSDNSIEVINSFFSFIPNEERRGTFKNATRIDIKVIKNVRISNSPKKDAITTAIATARNSWIITTDADCILPVNWLKILDNFIQNKNPNMVVAPVNYKVENNFLEQFQLLDFMSMQGTTIGGFGINFPFLCNGANFAYKKTTFLELNGFKGNNNIASGDDIFLFEKFIKADKKSVRYLKSQDAIATTFPVKSWVDLMNQRTRWAAKTSSFSSLSVKLIGLLVLLTNAFVVYSICVLPFKTMFVLFMLKMSIDLLLFLPTIKFFKHQKNFYKWYVLASLWYPFFSVFIVFKSLFFNYNWKGRSFKK is encoded by the coding sequence ATGATTTGGTTCTTGGTTTTTACATTCGTTTTCTATGCTATTTTAATTGGCTCGTTAGCAATCGGCTTTAAAAATATTGATGATTATATTCCTCAAAACACTAAACCTGAAACTTCTTTCTCTGTAATTATTCCATTTCGTAACGAGGCTAAAAACCTACCTCTTTTATTAAAATCAATTTCAGCATTAAACTACCCAAATAATTTGGTAGAATTTATTTTGGTTGATGATGCTTCTTCTGATAATTCTATCGAAGTCATTAATAGCTTCTTTTCTTTCATTCCGAATGAGGAACGAAGAGGAACCTTTAAAAATGCTACTAGAATTGATATTAAGGTTATAAAAAATGTAAGAATATCTAATTCACCAAAAAAAGACGCCATTACCACTGCCATAGCTACCGCAAGAAACAGTTGGATAATTACCACAGATGCAGATTGTATATTGCCTGTAAATTGGTTGAAAATTTTAGATAACTTTATTCAAAATAAAAACCCGAATATGGTAGTTGCTCCTGTAAACTACAAGGTAGAAAATAACTTTTTAGAACAGTTTCAGTTATTAGATTTTATGAGTATGCAAGGAACTACAATTGGTGGTTTTGGCATCAATTTTCCGTTTTTGTGTAATGGTGCAAATTTCGCTTATAAAAAAACAACCTTTTTAGAGTTAAATGGCTTTAAAGGAAACAACAATATAGCAAGTGGTGATGACATCTTTCTATTCGAAAAATTTATAAAAGCTGATAAAAAAAGTGTTCGTTATTTAAAATCACAAGATGCAATTGCAACTACATTTCCTGTAAAAAGTTGGGTAGATTTGATGAACCAAAGAACAAGATGGGCAGCAAAAACAAGTAGTTTTAGTTCTTTAAGCGTAAAATTGATTGGTTTATTAGTTTTACTAACAAACGCATTTGTAGTGTATTCTATTTGCGTTTTACCGTTTAAAACGATGTTTGTTCTTTTTATGCTAAAAATGAGTATTGATTTATTATTATTCTTACCAACAATCAAATTTTTTAAACACCAAAAGAATTTTTATAAATGGTATGTTTTAGCTAGTTTATGGTATCCTTTTTTTAGTGTTTTTATTGTTTTTAAATCACTCTTTTTTAACTATAATTGGAAAGGAAGAAGTTTTAAAAAATAA
- the tsf gene encoding translation elongation factor Ts has protein sequence METVKISAADVKKLREATGAGMMDCKKALVEAAGDFDKAIDILRKKGQKIAAKRADRESTEGVAVTKINADNTVGVAIVLACETDFVGKNEAFVTLGSQFAEIALNYADKESFLAADFGGMTVADKLIEQTGVIGEKLDITAFEKVEAAYVGAYTHIGKIAALVGLSAAVDNADVLAKDVAMQVASMGATTLSYKDFDPAFVAAETEARIAVIEKDNIELGRLGKTLKNVPQFISRSQLSEEVLVKAEEAAKAELAAEGKPEKIWDRILPGKMERFISDNTTLDTEQCLLDQAFIKDEKKTVAQYVHTYGDVEVSTFKRVTLG, from the coding sequence ATGGAAACAGTAAAGATTAGTGCTGCTGATGTTAAAAAGTTAAGAGAAGCAACTGGAGCTGGAATGATGGACTGTAAAAAGGCATTAGTTGAAGCTGCTGGAGACTTTGATAAAGCAATTGATATTTTACGTAAAAAAGGTCAAAAAATTGCTGCAAAAAGAGCTGATAGAGAATCTACAGAAGGAGTTGCAGTAACAAAAATTAACGCAGACAACACTGTTGGTGTTGCTATCGTTTTAGCTTGTGAGACTGATTTTGTTGGTAAAAACGAAGCTTTTGTAACTTTAGGAAGTCAATTTGCTGAAATCGCGTTAAATTATGCAGATAAAGAATCTTTCTTAGCTGCTGATTTTGGAGGAATGACTGTTGCTGATAAATTAATTGAGCAAACTGGTGTTATTGGTGAAAAGTTAGACATAACTGCTTTTGAAAAAGTAGAAGCTGCTTATGTTGGTGCTTACACTCACATTGGTAAAATTGCTGCTTTAGTTGGTTTATCTGCTGCTGTAGATAATGCTGATGTTTTAGCTAAAGACGTAGCAATGCAAGTAGCTTCTATGGGAGCAACTACATTGTCTTACAAAGATTTTGACCCTGCATTTGTTGCTGCTGAAACAGAAGCAAGAATTGCTGTGATTGAAAAAGATAATATTGAATTAGGAAGATTAGGGAAAACATTAAAAAATGTTCCTCAATTTATTTCTAGATCTCAATTATCTGAAGAAGTTTTAGTAAAAGCTGAAGAAGCTGCAAAAGCAGAATTAGCTGCAGAAGGAAAACCAGAAAAAATCTGGGATAGAATTTTACCAGGAAAAATGGAAAGATTTATTTCTGACAACACAACTTTAGATACAGAGCAATGTCTTTTAGACCAAGCTTTTATTAAAGATGAAAAGAAAACTGTTGCACAATATGTTCATACATATGGTGATGTTGAAGTAAGCACTTTTAAAAGAGTTACTTTAGGATAA
- the rplM gene encoding 50S ribosomal protein L13: MNTLSYKTVSANSATVNKEWVLVDADGQTLGRLASKVAKLIRGKYKPNFTPHVDCGDNVVIINAEKIVLTGNKWRDKSYIRHTGYPGGQRSLTATEMFEKDPTRLIEKAVKGMLPKNILGAALYRNLYVYAGGEHKQAGQEPKAINLNDLK, from the coding sequence ATGAACACATTAAGTTACAAAACAGTATCAGCAAACAGCGCTACCGTAAACAAGGAGTGGGTTTTAGTTGATGCAGACGGGCAAACGTTGGGTCGTCTAGCTTCTAAAGTAGCAAAGCTAATTAGAGGTAAATACAAACCAAATTTTACTCCTCACGTAGATTGTGGAGACAACGTGGTTATTATCAACGCAGAAAAAATTGTTTTAACTGGAAACAAATGGAGAGACAAATCTTACATTCGTCACACAGGTTACCCAGGAGGACAAAGATCGTTAACTGCAACAGAAATGTTTGAGAAAGATCCTACAAGATTAATCGAAAAAGCAGTAAAAGGAATGTTACCTAAAAACATTTTAGGAGCAGCTCTATACAGAAACTTGTATGTATATGCAGGTGGAGAGCACAAACAAGCAGGTCAAGAACCTAAAGCTATTAACCTTAACGATCTTAAATAA
- a CDS encoding DUF4920 domain-containing protein, with protein MKYLLPFCLVILGVFTSCKKEHKEVEKQKQELAFQSFGKQITSEKAITSEVLLSKFRELKVGDTIHVKFASTIKEVCSKKGCWMKLPLNDKTETMVRFKDYGFFMPLDAKGKEVVLNGKAFVKETSVKELQHYAEDAGKSKEEIAKITEPKTEFAFEADGVLMKK; from the coding sequence ATGAAATATTTATTGCCGTTTTGTTTGGTTATCTTGGGTGTTTTTACCTCTTGTAAAAAAGAGCATAAAGAAGTAGAAAAACAAAAACAAGAACTAGCTTTTCAATCTTTTGGCAAACAAATAACCTCAGAAAAAGCCATTACTTCAGAAGTGCTTTTGTCTAAATTTAGAGAATTAAAAGTAGGCGATACTATTCATGTAAAATTTGCTTCTACAATTAAAGAAGTATGTTCTAAAAAAGGTTGCTGGATGAAGCTTCCTTTAAATGACAAAACAGAAACAATGGTTCGTTTTAAAGATTACGGTTTTTTTATGCCTTTAGATGCTAAAGGAAAAGAAGTGGTTTTAAATGGAAAAGCATTTGTAAAAGAAACTTCTGTAAAAGAATTGCAACATTATGCAGAAGATGCAGGGAAATCTAAAGAAGAAATAGCAAAAATAACAGAACCTAAAACAGAATTTGCTTTTGAGGCCGATGGTGTTTTAATGAAGAAATAA
- a CDS encoding cyclase family protein, whose protein sequence is MKAVIEYNSRKIEINVSEPIDISIPIDNTKNNINAWGIDDPKIGPESFDGYEVSVANGAVVNFNSIQFNPHSHITHTECVGHITKKVHSVNQNLKHYFFVAELVTVAPEKIGSDFVISEKQLKTALRNKKRDAIVIRTLPNLSDKKETRYFNTNPPYLSNEAASYLVEKGIKHLLIDLPSVDKEKDGGKLEVHNIFWNTSGIMRMNATITEFIFVPNSIDDGEYLLNLMIAPFENDATPSKPILYKIIK, encoded by the coding sequence ATGAAAGCGGTTATAGAGTACAATTCCAGAAAGATAGAGATCAATGTATCAGAGCCTATAGATATTTCGATCCCTATAGATAACACTAAAAATAATATAAATGCTTGGGGAATTGATGATCCTAAGATTGGGCCAGAATCTTTTGATGGTTACGAAGTAAGTGTTGCTAACGGAGCTGTTGTAAACTTTAATAGCATACAATTTAATCCACATTCTCATATTACACATACAGAATGTGTTGGGCATATTACTAAAAAAGTACATTCTGTAAATCAGAATTTAAAACATTATTTTTTTGTAGCGGAGTTGGTAACAGTTGCGCCAGAAAAAATAGGAAGTGATTTTGTAATTTCTGAAAAGCAGTTAAAAACAGCGTTAAGAAATAAGAAAAGAGATGCTATTGTAATTAGAACTTTACCAAATTTATCGGATAAAAAAGAAACTAGATACTTTAATACAAATCCGCCTTATTTATCTAATGAAGCTGCTAGTTATTTGGTAGAAAAAGGAATTAAACACTTATTAATAGATTTGCCATCTGTAGATAAAGAAAAAGATGGGGGTAAATTAGAAGTTCATAATATTTTTTGGAACACTTCTGGTATAATGAGGATGAATGCTACTATTACAGAGTTTATTTTTGTGCCAAATAGTATTGATGATGGCGAGTATTTATTAAATTTAATGATTGCACCATTCGAAAACGATGCAACGCCAAGTAAACCTATTTTGTATAAAATTATAAAATAA
- the hemW gene encoding radical SAM family heme chaperone HemW has translation MSGIYIHIPFCKQACFYCDFHFSTSLKKKEDMILSLIKEIEIRKDELENSVIETIYFGGGTPSVLNTEEIQTLIDAVYKNHTVVDNPEITLEANPDDLSEEKIIQLSKSPINRLSIGVQSFFEKDLKLMNRAHDSSEAKKCLEIATEYFDNISVDLIYGIPDCTNEEWRQNIETALSFGIPHISSYALTVEAKTALDTLIKKGKIKNIDEEKAQEQFYILIEELAKANFVHYELSNFGKEGFFSKNNSSYWLGKSYLGIGPSAHSFDGVQRSWNVRNNTKYIKSIQENKLPIERETLTKMDGYNEYIMTGLRTIWGVSLDKIEKDFGENYIKYLENQSKKYLQQELLVLENRILKTTQKGKFLSDGISSDLFMVN, from the coding sequence ATGTCCGGAATTTATATACACATACCGTTTTGTAAACAAGCATGTTTTTATTGCGACTTTCACTTTTCTACTTCGTTAAAGAAGAAAGAAGATATGATTTTGTCTTTAATTAAAGAGATAGAAATTAGAAAAGACGAATTAGAAAATTCAGTTATAGAGACTATTTATTTTGGAGGAGGAACACCATCTGTTTTAAATACGGAAGAAATTCAAACTTTAATTGATGCTGTTTATAAGAATCATACAGTCGTTGATAATCCAGAAATTACGCTAGAGGCAAATCCTGATGATTTATCAGAAGAAAAAATTATACAACTTTCTAAATCACCTATAAATAGATTGAGTATTGGTGTTCAATCTTTTTTTGAGAAAGATTTAAAACTGATGAATCGTGCTCATGATTCATCCGAAGCAAAAAAATGTCTTGAAATAGCAACTGAATATTTCGATAATATTTCTGTCGATTTAATTTACGGAATTCCAGATTGTACAAATGAAGAATGGCGACAAAACATAGAAACGGCATTGAGTTTCGGAATTCCACATATATCTAGTTATGCCTTAACGGTAGAAGCTAAAACAGCTTTAGATACCTTAATTAAAAAAGGTAAAATTAAAAATATTGACGAAGAAAAAGCACAAGAGCAGTTTTATATTTTAATTGAAGAACTAGCCAAAGCAAATTTTGTGCATTACGAATTATCAAACTTTGGTAAAGAAGGTTTTTTTAGTAAAAATAATTCGTCTTATTGGTTGGGTAAATCTTATTTAGGTATTGGTCCTTCTGCACATTCGTTTGATGGTGTTCAACGAAGTTGGAATGTTAGAAATAACACCAAGTATATTAAGTCTATTCAAGAAAATAAACTACCTATAGAAAGAGAAACGTTAACAAAAATGGATGGTTATAATGAATATATTATGACAGGTTTAAGAACTATTTGGGGAGTTTCTTTAGATAAAATTGAAAAGGATTTTGGAGAAAATTATATAAAATATTTAGAAAATCAGTCTAAAAAGTATCTGCAACAAGAGTTATTGGTGCTAGAAAACAGAATTTTAAAAACAACTCAAAAGGGAAAGTTCTTGTCAGACGGAATTTCGTCTGATCTATTTATGGTCAATTAG
- the rpsI gene encoding 30S ribosomal protein S9 → MDIVHKIGRRKTAVARIYLSEGTGNITVNKKDYKNYFSTGTLQYKVQQPLMLTDNLESYDIKVNVYGGGVTGQAEAIRLAITRALVAINEEHRLVLKPEGLLTRDPRMVERKKFGQKKARKKFQFSKR, encoded by the coding sequence ATGGATATAGTACATAAAATCGGTAGAAGAAAAACAGCTGTTGCTCGTATTTATCTTTCTGAAGGAACAGGAAACATTACAGTAAACAAAAAAGATTACAAAAACTACTTTTCTACTGGAACTTTACAGTATAAAGTACAACAACCTTTAATGTTAACAGATAACTTAGAGTCTTATGACATTAAAGTTAATGTTTACGGAGGTGGTGTAACAGGACAAGCAGAAGCTATCCGTTTAGCTATTACTAGAGCTTTAGTTGCTATTAACGAAGAGCACAGATTAGTATTGAAACCAGAAGGTTTATTAACTCGTGACCCAAGAATGGTTGAACGTAAGAAATTCGGTCAGAAAAAAGCACGTAAAAAATTCCAATTCTCGAAACGTTAA
- a CDS encoding four helix bundle protein, producing MKLPNNPLQNKSYDLALLIVKFSKKLMAEKKEYVLSKQMLRSGTSVGANIVEANGAISKADFSAKMSIAYKECLETKYWLHLLKDSNDLDLEDFNVLFEKADEIGRILFSILKTTRINKQS from the coding sequence ATGAAATTACCCAATAATCCGTTACAGAATAAATCTTATGACCTTGCATTGTTAATTGTAAAATTTAGCAAAAAGTTAATGGCAGAAAAGAAAGAATACGTTTTGTCTAAACAGATGTTAAGAAGCGGAACTTCAGTTGGAGCTAATATAGTTGAAGCTAATGGAGCTATTTCTAAGGCAGATTTTTCTGCTAAAATGTCAATTGCGTATAAAGAATGTTTAGAAACAAAGTATTGGTTGCATTTGTTAAAAGATAGTAATGATTTAGATTTGGAAGATTTTAATGTTTTATTTGAAAAGGCAGATGAAATTGGGAGAATTCTTTTTTCAATTTTAAAAACGACTAGAATTAATAAGCAATCGTGA
- the mnmD gene encoding tRNA (5-methylaminomethyl-2-thiouridine)(34)-methyltransferase MnmD, with translation MKREILITSDGSSTIHLPDWDEQYHSKNGSINETYHVFINSGLKMVPSDKVSVLEIGFGTGLNCFITYLEAKKEIDYVGVEAYPVTSEEVTKMNFISILKAEKENEAFKKMHEVSWEEKHQISDTFSLTKRKQFFEDIEDKDTFNLIYFDAFGARVQPQLWTVEIFRKMFEALKENGILVTYSAKGSVRRAMQEVGFVVERLPGPPGKREMLRATKKSVQ, from the coding sequence TTGAAAAGAGAAATTCTAATAACTTCAGACGGTTCATCTACCATACATTTACCAGATTGGGATGAGCAATATCATTCTAAAAACGGTTCTATAAATGAAACCTATCATGTTTTTATAAACAGTGGGTTAAAAATGGTGCCTTCAGACAAGGTTTCTGTATTAGAAATTGGTTTTGGTACAGGTTTAAATTGTTTTATAACTTATTTAGAAGCTAAAAAAGAGATAGATTATGTGGGTGTAGAAGCTTACCCAGTTACATCGGAAGAAGTAACAAAGATGAATTTTATTTCCATTTTAAAGGCAGAAAAAGAAAACGAAGCTTTTAAAAAAATGCACGAGGTTTCTTGGGAAGAAAAACATCAGATTTCTGATACTTTTTCTCTAACAAAAAGAAAACAGTTTTTTGAAGATATAGAAGATAAAGATACCTTTAATTTAATTTATTTCGATGCCTTTGGTGCGCGAGTACAACCCCAATTATGGACGGTAGAAATTTTTAGAAAAATGTTTGAGGCATTAAAAGAAAACGGAATTTTAGTTACCTATTCAGCAAAAGGAAGCGTACGAAGAGCCATGCAAGAAGTAGGGTTTGTAGTAGAGCGTTTGCCTGGGCCTCCAGGGAAAAGAGAAATGTTAAGAGCAACCAAAAAAAGTGTACAGTAA
- the ruvC gene encoding crossover junction endodeoxyribonuclease RuvC → MAIEKIILGIDPGTTIMGFGLIKVVGKKMEFIQMNELMLKKYDDHYLKLKLIFERTIELIDTYNPDEIAIEAPFFGKNVQSMLKLGRAQGVAMAAGLSREIPITEYLPKKIKMAVTGSGSASKEQVALMLKSLLNLKTLPKNLDATDGLAAAVCHFYNSGKVVGGKNYTGWASFVKQNEKRVKK, encoded by the coding sequence TTGGCGATAGAAAAAATTATTTTAGGAATTGATCCAGGAACCACAATTATGGGTTTTGGACTGATAAAAGTTGTTGGTAAAAAGATGGAATTTATTCAAATGAATGAATTGATGTTAAAGAAATACGACGATCATTACCTAAAATTAAAACTCATTTTTGAACGAACCATAGAGTTGATAGATACTTATAATCCGGATGAGATTGCTATTGAAGCACCTTTTTTTGGTAAGAATGTACAATCGATGTTAAAGTTAGGTAGAGCGCAAGGAGTTGCTATGGCTGCTGGGTTATCAAGAGAAATTCCGATTACGGAATATTTGCCAAAGAAAATTAAAATGGCAGTTACCGGAAGCGGAAGTGCAAGTAAAGAGCAAGTTGCTTTGATGTTAAAATCTTTATTGAATTTAAAAACATTGCCTAAAAATTTAGATGCAACAGATGGTTTGGCAGCTGCAGTTTGTCATTTTTACAATTCAGGTAAAGTTGTTGGTGGAAAAAACTATACAGGTTGGGCCAGTTTTGTAAAACAAAATGAAAAACGGGTTAAAAAGTAA
- the pyrH gene encoding UMP kinase, with amino-acid sequence MQYNRILLKLSGEALMGDRQYGIDPKRLAEYAKEIKGIVAKGIEVAIVIGGGNIFRGVAGAANGMDRVQGDHMGMLATCINGLALQSALEDQNVDTRLQTALEIKEVAEPYIKRKAIRHLEKGRVVIFGAGTGNPYFTTDTAAVLRAIEIDADAILKGTRVDGIYDVDPEKNKDAIKFEKITFKDVIKKGLKVMDMTAFTLSEENNLPIIVFDMNTNGNLMKLVSGEKIGTIVDSL; translated from the coding sequence ATGCAATATAATAGAATTCTTTTAAAATTAAGCGGAGAAGCACTAATGGGTGATAGACAATATGGTATAGATCCTAAACGTCTAGCAGAATATGCAAAAGAAATAAAAGGAATAGTAGCTAAAGGTATTGAAGTTGCTATTGTAATTGGTGGTGGAAACATTTTTAGAGGAGTTGCTGGTGCAGCTAATGGTATGGATCGTGTACAAGGAGATCACATGGGCATGTTAGCAACCTGCATTAACGGATTAGCTCTACAGAGCGCACTAGAAGACCAAAATGTAGACACACGCTTACAAACAGCTCTAGAAATTAAAGAAGTTGCAGAACCATATATCAAAAGAAAAGCGATTCGTCATTTAGAAAAAGGAAGAGTTGTTATTTTTGGAGCAGGTACAGGTAATCCATATTTTACAACCGATACTGCTGCTGTTTTAAGAGCAATTGAAATAGATGCTGATGCTATCTTAAAAGGAACTCGAGTAGATGGAATTTACGATGTAGATCCAGAAAAAAATAAAGATGCCATAAAATTCGAAAAAATTACTTTTAAAGACGTTATTAAAAAAGGATTAAAAGTAATGGATATGACTGCATTTACATTGAGTGAAGAAAACAACCTACCAATTATTGTTTTTGACATGAATACAAATGGAAACTTAATGAAATTAGTTTCAGGAGAAAAAATTGGTACTATTGTTGACTCTCTATAA